A window from Chitinophaga filiformis encodes these proteins:
- a CDS encoding prohibitin family protein has product MKRFFTPAERNEILRRAAIVVLVLLFFIVFFHKRIFIVIKSGEAGVLYTVTNGTDIKHTYGEGLHVISPFNTMTIYDVRTQKLTFSQSIISKNGLKIDVHYAVLFKPDRNFLPLLHQQVGVDYKNTLIAPCIQSKIRKDIGSLTPEDIYMTERSVMEKNEIDSLRKILVNNKIQIEGYFISSVVLPDSVNKAITAVYSRQQQSEEYNYKLAVERKERQRKIIEAQGIRDFSTILNVSPAQWRALDVTQKLAMSPNSKMIIMGNNASGLPIIMGDQFTTVPGSTAAKPNQNPPDRRGLQR; this is encoded by the coding sequence ATGAAAAGATTTTTTACCCCCGCAGAACGGAATGAAATTTTAAGAAGAGCGGCTATCGTAGTACTGGTGCTCCTTTTTTTTATTGTGTTTTTTCATAAACGGATCTTCATAGTGATCAAGTCAGGTGAGGCCGGTGTTTTATACACGGTGACGAACGGTACCGATATTAAGCACACATATGGAGAGGGGCTGCATGTCATTAGTCCGTTCAATACAATGACCATTTACGATGTCAGGACACAAAAGCTCACGTTCAGTCAGTCAATCATAAGCAAGAATGGCCTTAAGATCGATGTACACTACGCTGTTTTATTCAAGCCGGACCGTAATTTCCTTCCCCTGTTGCATCAGCAGGTAGGGGTGGATTATAAGAACACGCTGATTGCGCCTTGTATACAATCCAAGATCAGGAAGGATATAGGTTCACTGACGCCGGAAGATATCTATATGACGGAAAGGAGTGTGATGGAGAAAAATGAAATAGACAGTCTTCGGAAGATCCTGGTCAACAATAAAATTCAGATAGAAGGATATTTCATTTCAAGCGTTGTGCTGCCGGACTCAGTGAATAAGGCTATCACGGCTGTGTACAGCAGGCAGCAACAGAGCGAGGAGTATAATTACAAGCTGGCGGTGGAAAGGAAGGAGCGTCAGCGTAAGATCATAGAAGCCCAGGGTATAAGAGATTTCAGTACGATCCTGAATGTGTCGCCTGCACAGTGGAGAGCGCTGGACGTGACGCAGAAACTGGCCATGTCGCCAAACTCGAAGATGATCATCATGGGTAACAATGCAAGCGGGCTTCCGATCATCATGGGCGACCAGTTTACAACGGTACCCGGCAGTACAGCCGCGAAACCGAACCAGAACCCGCCAGACAGAAGGGGGTTACAACGATAA
- a CDS encoding efflux RND transporter periplasmic adaptor subunit, with protein sequence MERKRFIKTVTVLALMSALFLTACKEAAQQKKAQVQQQTYTCPMHPQIVQNKPGTCPICGMDLVLFDKSNKEASLTLGESQIQLANITMMTVGSAALSDYKQLNGRLATDPEQTAVISSRVQGRIESLFIKETGVKVTKGQPLYRIYSEQLASLQQEYLLAAAQAKHFPDDARFQQIEKAARQKLVLYDQSDRQINQLLQAGKADPYVTYPASVSGVVAELSVSEGQYVSEGSAVMRLEGYNQLWVEADVYPAEAAAVRVGQSVKVVVAGWENEPQTMTIAFINPVLQSGSQLMQIRGTVANPDSRWQPGLQANIVLPVKSSDAALSLPVNAVIRDGKGAHVWIETARGKFEPRKVETGMENFDVVEITGGLEDGDKVVVSGAYLLYSEFVLKKGANPLAGL encoded by the coding sequence ATGGAAAGAAAAAGATTCATTAAAACAGTTACAGTCCTTGCACTCATGTCAGCCCTGTTCCTGACGGCCTGTAAGGAAGCCGCTCAGCAGAAGAAGGCCCAGGTGCAGCAGCAGACGTATACCTGTCCCATGCATCCGCAGATAGTACAGAACAAACCCGGTACCTGCCCTATTTGTGGTATGGACCTGGTGCTTTTCGATAAAAGTAATAAAGAGGCATCCCTCACACTGGGAGAAAGCCAGATACAGCTCGCCAATATCACCATGATGACCGTTGGCAGTGCTGCTTTATCTGACTATAAACAATTGAACGGGCGACTGGCAACTGATCCTGAACAAACAGCCGTGATCTCCAGCAGGGTGCAGGGACGTATAGAGAGCCTGTTCATAAAAGAAACCGGTGTGAAAGTTACTAAAGGGCAGCCCTTATACCGGATCTACTCCGAACAACTGGCATCGCTCCAACAGGAATACCTGCTGGCAGCCGCACAGGCAAAACATTTCCCGGACGATGCCCGCTTTCAGCAGATAGAAAAGGCGGCAAGACAAAAGCTGGTGCTATATGATCAGTCAGACCGCCAGATCAATCAGTTGCTGCAGGCTGGTAAAGCAGATCCTTATGTAACCTATCCTGCCAGTGTAAGCGGAGTGGTGGCGGAACTATCTGTGTCGGAAGGGCAGTATGTATCGGAAGGCAGCGCTGTAATGCGGCTGGAAGGATACAATCAGTTATGGGTAGAGGCAGATGTTTATCCCGCAGAAGCAGCGGCTGTTCGTGTGGGGCAATCGGTAAAGGTAGTTGTAGCCGGTTGGGAAAACGAGCCTCAAACCATGACTATCGCGTTCATCAACCCCGTGTTACAGAGTGGTAGTCAGCTGATGCAGATCAGGGGAACGGTAGCTAATCCCGACAGCCGCTGGCAACCCGGGTTACAGGCGAATATCGTCCTTCCGGTAAAAAGCAGTGACGCGGCATTAAGCCTGCCTGTAAATGCCGTGATCAGGGATGGTAAAGGCGCACATGTCTGGATTGAAACCGCGAGGGGAAAGTTTGAGCCCCGTAAGGTGGAAACAGGCATGGAGAACTTTGATGTGGTAGAGATCACCGGCGGACTGGAAGACGGAGATAAAGTAGTAGTCTCGGGCGCTTATCTCCTGTATTCAGAGTTTGTGCTGAAGAAAGGAGCAAACCCGCTGGCGGGTTTGTAG
- a CDS encoding type I polyketide synthase — protein sequence MKTAAQSTSQDALSSLQKSFLIIRNLERKLQEEKNRDPLSEEIAVVGMACHLPGGIRSAADFWDALLTGEDLIADNGLTARWQGMGHPGGSVHRAMPHAGLLDDITLFDNEYFHISPAEARYIDPQQRQLLMTVANALADAGITPESLKGSDTGVFTGISAFDYSLHIMQQDERYRVDPYLGSGNSLSGASGRISYCYGFHGPCLSIDTACSSSLVALHQGAESLKRNECGLAVVSGVNLVLSPYLQASLTDAGMLSPNGRCKAFDDSANGYVRSEGCLTVILKRLSDAVKDGDRIYACIKGSAVAQDGASGGLTVPDPASQAKVIRNALRAAGMQPEEISFIEGHGTGTSLGDPVEAEGLRLVFGSRKEGGKLLLGSVKSNVGHLEAAAGLAGFMKACLSIYHRQLPPHLHFRQPNHHIDWEHMPFRINKEVYGFDNNNARISAGVSSFGFTGTIAHCIVTACETRPAESGKQLPAPHFQLKSHWLGKLPGKSAAGCFNIQWKPLVDLEEKRTSQQYVYIETSAGTATVMEQFLLNKKSSALAVGRLSGLYSLIPRPPQHRLCLVYDISALEEANAEGMRHAYQQLLNFLQTVQELDHIPETILFITRQAFNAPGTEHIAALQYSLTAFIRSISLEMRGPAMLVLDIDKELPDQGLIDNYVQQSYYREIACRNKEVWYPALGVTGLSPAAEITCDPAGTYLITGGKGSLGAHLAEWMIHRGAGTVIVTGRSAGGRAGNDRIVYRQLDVTDEKAVRDFGDRLRMEKKVLKGIIHAAGTNSRCLQRNMSADDIMYVAGPKITGLQHITNCLPLENLDFLVTYSSIAAVWGSGMLSHYAAANAYMDAFVLQLRKRGVPAKTINWGPWKDSNMMLEAENSVDLLKESGVPPFNAGAVRRVYASLLVADAPQLVYVCLDNARFIAMMEMQGAMAFWENLRPAEEVVEAPAAGKTDLSLIADDTEREDIIKQELLRLLKQVLAIGDDEPLDLSRSFSDMGMDSILLVKYVQCINVQLGLNVSTNMLFNYPSIAALSVYVNSRFKKAATPPAKTAVSSLYEMSDEEVLKMVSEEMQKY from the coding sequence GTGAAAACAGCAGCCCAGTCAACATCCCAGGATGCGCTTAGCAGTTTGCAGAAGTCGTTTCTCATTATCCGGAACCTTGAAAGAAAACTGCAGGAAGAGAAGAACCGCGATCCTTTATCAGAAGAAATTGCGGTCGTGGGCATGGCCTGTCATCTGCCCGGAGGTATCCGTTCTGCGGCAGACTTCTGGGATGCATTGCTGACAGGCGAGGACCTCATCGCCGACAATGGTTTGACTGCCCGCTGGCAGGGCATGGGGCATCCCGGGGGATCTGTACATCGTGCAATGCCGCATGCGGGCCTGCTGGACGACATCACATTGTTTGATAACGAATATTTTCACATTTCTCCCGCAGAAGCAAGATACATTGATCCGCAGCAACGGCAGTTGCTGATGACGGTCGCCAATGCACTTGCCGACGCAGGTATAACTCCTGAATCGCTCAAAGGGTCCGATACCGGTGTGTTCACCGGCATCAGTGCTTTTGACTACAGCCTGCATATTATGCAGCAGGATGAAAGGTACAGGGTGGACCCTTACCTGGGGAGCGGCAACTCGCTCAGTGGCGCCAGCGGCCGGATCTCTTATTGTTACGGCTTTCATGGTCCCTGCCTGAGCATAGATACTGCCTGCTCTTCTTCACTCGTAGCACTGCACCAGGGTGCGGAAAGCCTGAAGAGAAATGAATGCGGGCTTGCCGTGGTCAGTGGCGTAAACCTGGTATTATCGCCTTATCTCCAGGCCAGCCTTACTGATGCGGGTATGTTGTCGCCCAATGGCCGTTGTAAGGCTTTTGACGATAGTGCAAATGGCTATGTGCGCTCTGAAGGTTGCCTGACCGTTATATTAAAACGCTTGTCTGATGCGGTAAAAGACGGCGACCGTATCTACGCTTGTATCAAAGGTTCTGCCGTGGCACAGGACGGCGCCAGCGGCGGACTTACAGTGCCTGATCCTGCAAGCCAGGCGAAGGTGATCCGCAATGCACTACGTGCTGCGGGGATGCAGCCTGAAGAGATCAGCTTTATTGAAGGCCATGGTACAGGTACCTCACTGGGCGATCCTGTAGAGGCGGAAGGACTAAGGCTGGTATTCGGCAGCAGGAAGGAAGGCGGGAAGTTGTTGCTGGGCTCCGTGAAAAGTAATGTGGGGCACCTGGAGGCCGCCGCCGGACTGGCAGGTTTTATGAAGGCATGCCTGAGCATCTATCACCGGCAATTGCCTCCTCACTTACATTTTCGGCAACCTAACCACCATATCGACTGGGAACATATGCCCTTCCGGATCAATAAGGAAGTATATGGATTTGATAATAATAATGCACGTATAAGCGCCGGTGTTAGCTCATTCGGTTTTACAGGTACTATTGCGCACTGCATAGTGACTGCCTGTGAAACAAGGCCTGCAGAGAGCGGAAAACAATTGCCTGCTCCTCATTTTCAGCTGAAGTCTCACTGGCTGGGAAAACTGCCGGGCAAATCGGCTGCAGGTTGTTTTAATATACAGTGGAAGCCATTGGTGGATCTGGAAGAGAAGCGAACATCACAACAATACGTATACATCGAAACCAGTGCAGGAACAGCTACTGTTATGGAACAGTTCCTGCTAAATAAAAAAAGCAGCGCATTGGCAGTCGGGCGTTTGTCCGGCTTGTATAGCCTTATTCCCCGCCCGCCTCAACACCGCCTTTGCCTGGTATATGATATCAGTGCACTGGAGGAAGCGAATGCGGAGGGCATGAGGCATGCTTATCAACAGCTACTGAACTTTTTGCAAACTGTACAAGAGCTTGACCATATACCGGAAACCATACTTTTCATTACCCGTCAGGCTTTCAATGCACCAGGTACGGAGCATATTGCTGCACTGCAATACAGCCTGACTGCCTTTATAAGATCGATCTCCCTGGAAATGCGTGGCCCTGCCATGCTGGTGCTGGATATCGATAAAGAACTACCGGATCAGGGGCTCATTGACAACTATGTACAACAGTCCTATTACCGCGAAATAGCCTGCAGGAACAAGGAAGTATGGTACCCTGCGCTTGGCGTAACGGGGTTGTCGCCTGCGGCAGAGATTACCTGTGATCCTGCGGGAACTTATCTCATCACCGGCGGGAAAGGCTCTTTGGGTGCACACCTTGCCGAGTGGATGATACACAGGGGCGCTGGTACGGTGATCGTTACCGGAAGGAGCGCCGGCGGCCGCGCAGGCAATGATCGTATCGTATACCGGCAGCTGGATGTAACAGACGAAAAAGCAGTCCGCGACTTTGGCGACCGGCTGCGTATGGAAAAGAAAGTACTGAAAGGCATTATACATGCAGCGGGTACCAACAGCCGTTGCCTGCAACGTAATATGTCTGCGGATGATATCATGTATGTGGCCGGGCCCAAGATCACCGGCCTGCAACACATCACAAATTGTCTCCCTTTGGAGAACCTGGACTTCCTGGTTACTTACTCTTCTATTGCGGCCGTGTGGGGCTCAGGGATGCTGTCTCATTACGCTGCCGCGAACGCCTATATGGACGCATTTGTGCTGCAACTGAGGAAGCGGGGCGTGCCTGCAAAGACGATCAACTGGGGGCCCTGGAAAGACAGCAATATGATGCTGGAGGCAGAGAACAGCGTTGACCTGCTGAAGGAATCAGGTGTGCCGCCTTTTAATGCCGGGGCAGTGCGCAGGGTATATGCTTCGCTGCTGGTAGCAGATGCTCCCCAGCTGGTATATGTATGCCTCGATAACGCCCGCTTTATTGCCATGATGGAAATGCAGGGCGCCATGGCTTTCTGGGAAAACCTGCGGCCTGCAGAGGAGGTAGTGGAAGCGCCGGCCGCAGGCAAGACAGACCTGTCGTTAATAGCAGATGATACAGAAAGAGAAGATATCATAAAACAGGAACTACTCAGGTTGCTAAAACAAGTACTGGCCATCGGGGATGATGAGCCGCTTGACCTTAGCAGGAGTTTCAGCGACATGGGCATGGACTCTATCCTGCTCGTGAAATATGTACAGTGTATCAATGTGCAATTAGGATTGAATGTGAGCACCAATATGCTGTTCAATTATCCGAGTATCGCTGCTTTGTCTGTTTATGTGAACAGTCGGTTTAAAAAGGCAGCGACACCGCCGGCTAAGACGGCGGTGAGTAGCCTCTATGAGATGAGTGACGAGGAAGTATTAAAAATGGTTAGTGAAGAAATGCAAAAATATTAA
- a CDS encoding DUF3347 domain-containing protein produces the protein MKQLVRAAVPVLTVILFAACNDQGAKSENATDTAALEVHDHSSMADSNAAAAIQLKDDKLNAVYQHYVHLTTALINGDEAEAKIAGNAIETGAAAVAEGKALGAAAAKITAAGDIEAQRTAYADLSNNFISLVKKSGLNSGALYVDFCPMAMNDKGAYWLSANKEVKNPYFGEKMMTCGEVKETIE, from the coding sequence ATGAAACAGTTAGTCAGAGCGGCAGTACCTGTATTGACAGTTATTTTATTCGCAGCATGTAATGATCAGGGAGCAAAGAGTGAAAATGCAACAGACACAGCGGCGCTTGAAGTGCACGACCACAGCAGTATGGCCGACAGTAATGCAGCAGCTGCTATACAACTCAAAGATGATAAGCTGAATGCCGTATACCAGCATTATGTACACCTGACCACGGCCCTCATCAATGGCGATGAAGCGGAAGCCAAGATTGCCGGCAACGCTATTGAAACAGGCGCTGCTGCAGTAGCTGAGGGTAAAGCCCTGGGTGCAGCAGCCGCTAAGATCACTGCTGCAGGAGATATTGAAGCGCAAAGAACGGCTTACGCAGATCTCAGCAACAACTTCATTTCGCTGGTGAAGAAGTCAGGTCTGAACAGCGGCGCCCTGTATGTTGATTTTTGCCCGATGGCCATGAACGATAAAGGCGCTTACTGGTTAAGTGCCAATAAAGAAGTAAAGAACCCTTATTTCGGAGAAAAGATGATGACCTGCGGAGAAGTAAAGGAAACGATCGAATAA
- a CDS encoding thioesterase II family protein — translation MRISGVQLFIFPHAGGSEISYVSIEKELLPETVTSTICYTGRGRRIHEPFQKDMEAMAMDCMKIVQQKRKEELPLVFLGHSLGSLIAFETMNCMRRHGLELPELVFFSGRKGPAATEKNNRSLLSDKELLDCLSRMGGIPDAFLQHPDFLSFYLPIIRNDLRLNDTYRYQPHEAFDIPFVVMNGTDDEHVGPEPALSWKEHTRAACYQEWLEGNHFYFSDATTFSRTLSKYFSMHFPHLQLSRFKACI, via the coding sequence ATGCGTATTAGCGGCGTACAGCTTTTTATTTTCCCCCATGCGGGCGGAAGCGAGATTTCCTATGTTTCTATAGAGAAGGAACTGCTGCCTGAGACGGTGACGTCTACTATCTGTTATACGGGAAGGGGCAGGAGGATACACGAGCCGTTTCAAAAAGACATGGAGGCTATGGCAATGGACTGTATGAAAATAGTACAGCAGAAACGAAAGGAGGAACTGCCATTGGTATTCCTCGGCCATAGCCTCGGGTCTCTCATCGCTTTCGAAACGATGAACTGCATGCGGCGTCATGGTCTTGAGCTGCCCGAACTGGTATTCTTTTCCGGCAGGAAGGGGCCGGCCGCTACCGAAAAGAACAACAGGTCACTATTGTCCGATAAGGAGTTGCTGGACTGCCTGTCCCGCATGGGAGGCATCCCGGACGCTTTCCTGCAGCATCCGGATTTTCTTTCTTTCTATCTGCCGATCATCAGGAACGATCTTCGTCTGAACGACACTTATCGTTATCAGCCTCACGAAGCGTTCGATATCCCCTTCGTTGTGATGAACGGTACGGACGATGAACATGTTGGCCCGGAGCCCGCCCTTTCCTGGAAAGAACATACCAGGGCCGCCTGCTACCAGGAATGGCTGGAAGGTAACCATTTCTATTTTTCGGACGCCACAACTTTCAGCCGGACATTATCCAAATACTTCAGTATGCATTTCCCGCATTTGCAGCTGTCCCGCTTTAAAGCGTGTATTTAA
- a CDS encoding copper-translocating P-type ATPase: protein MEHKHEHHEHRHEPHHQEAAHQHDHNSNEHMHMSGQGHEHHKEHDSSGGHDEHAGHHTMDFLKRFWLCIAITVPVLLLSHMVQMWLGIAISFPGDNYLLLALSSFIYCYGGWPFLVGMVRELKWKNPGMMTLVAVAISTAYIYSVAVVFGLRGMDFFWELATLIDIMLLGHWLEMKSQMAASRALESLVELLPAIVHVERNGQVTDIPLKDLQQNDIILVKPGEKIPADGVILDGSSNVNESMLTGESVPVRKGEDAKVIGGAVNGDGALKVQVTGTGGDSYLNKVINLVQSAQGAKSNTQNLANKVAKWLTIISISVGIITFIVWLAKGNELSFALERMVTVMVTSCPHALGVAIPLVVAISTSLSATHGLLIRNRTAFENARKLTTIIFDKTGTLTRGAHEVQQVIPLSDKFSADDILRYAAAVQQNSEHHIAHGVMKKLKERHLELWASTGFTYMQGMGVSGTVNGRKVIAAGPNYFRQENRQIPAIPAEIDQSTDTVNFLLIDDTPAGIITLADSIRETAAEAIADLKTMNIRSFLLTGDNEQVAAAVAGKLKMDGYLANVLPHEKQSKVKEFQDKGEIVAMTGDGVNDAPALAQADVGIAIGSGTDVAAETADIILVNSDPKDVVQMIAFGRATYRKMVQNLLWAVGYNVIAIPLAAGILYPAFMLSPAMGAVLMSLSTIVVAINAKLLRVK, encoded by the coding sequence ATGGAACACAAGCATGAACATCACGAACACCGGCATGAGCCGCATCACCAGGAAGCGGCCCATCAACACGATCATAACAGTAATGAACATATGCATATGTCAGGCCAGGGGCATGAACATCATAAGGAACATGACAGCAGTGGAGGACATGATGAGCATGCGGGGCACCATACTATGGACTTTCTCAAACGTTTCTGGCTATGTATTGCAATAACGGTCCCGGTGCTGCTGTTGTCGCATATGGTCCAGATGTGGCTGGGGATAGCCATCTCCTTCCCGGGCGATAACTATCTGCTCCTGGCTTTGAGCAGCTTTATTTATTGCTACGGTGGATGGCCTTTCCTGGTAGGTATGGTACGGGAACTGAAATGGAAGAATCCTGGGATGATGACCCTGGTGGCCGTGGCTATCAGTACTGCTTACATTTACAGTGTAGCGGTGGTATTCGGTCTCCGTGGTATGGATTTCTTCTGGGAACTGGCCACACTGATTGATATCATGCTGTTGGGGCATTGGCTGGAAATGAAATCGCAGATGGCTGCTTCCAGGGCCCTGGAGTCGCTGGTGGAACTCTTACCCGCTATTGTGCATGTAGAACGTAATGGGCAGGTAACAGATATTCCGCTGAAAGACCTGCAGCAAAACGATATCATTCTCGTTAAACCCGGCGAGAAAATACCTGCAGACGGCGTGATCCTGGATGGTAGCTCTAATGTGAACGAGAGTATGCTGACAGGCGAAAGTGTGCCCGTTAGAAAGGGGGAAGACGCCAAAGTGATCGGCGGCGCGGTGAACGGAGATGGCGCCTTAAAGGTGCAGGTAACAGGTACGGGTGGCGACAGCTACCTGAATAAGGTGATCAACCTGGTACAGTCGGCACAGGGGGCTAAATCCAATACGCAGAACCTGGCAAATAAAGTAGCGAAGTGGCTGACTATCATCTCCATCAGCGTAGGTATTATCACCTTTATTGTATGGCTGGCCAAAGGCAATGAACTCTCCTTTGCGCTGGAACGGATGGTGACCGTCATGGTGACCTCCTGCCCGCATGCGCTGGGCGTAGCTATCCCCCTGGTCGTAGCCATCTCCACTTCATTATCAGCTACACATGGGCTGCTGATCCGTAACCGGACAGCCTTTGAGAATGCCCGGAAACTGACCACCATTATCTTCGATAAAACGGGCACACTCACCAGGGGAGCGCACGAAGTGCAGCAGGTCATTCCCCTGAGCGACAAGTTTTCTGCAGATGATATTCTCCGGTACGCCGCAGCGGTGCAGCAGAATTCTGAGCACCATATTGCGCATGGCGTTATGAAAAAGCTGAAAGAGCGTCATCTGGAATTGTGGGCATCCACCGGATTCACATATATGCAGGGAATGGGCGTTAGCGGTACCGTAAATGGCCGAAAGGTGATCGCGGCTGGTCCTAACTACTTCCGGCAGGAAAACAGGCAAATTCCCGCCATTCCTGCTGAAATTGATCAATCGACTGATACGGTGAACTTTTTATTGATTGACGATACCCCTGCAGGTATCATTACCCTGGCCGATAGCATCCGTGAAACCGCGGCAGAAGCCATTGCCGACCTGAAAACCATGAATATCCGCTCCTTCCTGCTAACGGGCGACAATGAACAGGTAGCCGCCGCCGTAGCCGGAAAACTGAAAATGGACGGCTATCTCGCTAATGTGCTGCCGCATGAAAAGCAAAGCAAGGTGAAAGAGTTCCAGGACAAAGGGGAGATCGTGGCCATGACGGGGGATGGCGTCAACGATGCTCCCGCACTTGCCCAGGCCGACGTGGGTATCGCCATCGGTTCAGGTACCGATGTAGCGGCTGAAACAGCAGACATTATCCTGGTCAACTCCGATCCTAAGGACGTGGTGCAGATGATCGCCTTCGGCCGGGCTACCTACCGGAAAATGGTCCAGAACCTGCTATGGGCTGTTGGTTACAACGTTATTGCCATTCCGCTGGCGGCGGGGATACTCTATCCGGCGTTTATGCTTAGCCCTGCAATGGGTGCTGTGCTGATGAGCCTGAGCACGATTGTCGTTGCTATCAACGCCAAATTGCTGAGGGTGAAATGA
- a CDS encoding response regulator transcription factor translates to MLSIHLNRKYQIGIIEEDVQFSDDLIFHISQNSHFSTCFNTNSSSNAFRILYNHPTLSPDLLLLSTQAADAEGLDEIKEFKELKPEMLVVLLTKEENKHIIQQAFDQGADGYLMKTDNFNSMEHKMIYMLEYGQPAMSQQIFRYMLFRNRSDKPASREKLTRKEQEIIDMVLEGMSYKEIAAGLHLSLNTIQYHMKNIFLKLDIKTKTELFKIYYH, encoded by the coding sequence ATGTTATCAATTCACCTGAACCGCAAGTACCAGATCGGTATCATTGAAGAAGATGTTCAATTCAGTGACGACCTTATTTTCCACATCTCTCAAAACAGCCATTTTTCCACTTGCTTCAACACCAACAGCTCCTCGAATGCATTCAGGATCCTGTACAATCATCCTACCCTCAGCCCCGATCTTCTCCTGCTCAGCACACAGGCTGCAGATGCGGAAGGACTGGATGAAATAAAAGAGTTTAAGGAACTCAAACCTGAAATGCTGGTAGTATTACTTACCAAAGAAGAGAATAAACATATCATCCAGCAGGCATTTGACCAGGGAGCTGATGGCTATCTCATGAAGACCGATAACTTCAACAGTATGGAACATAAAATGATCTATATGCTTGAGTACGGACAGCCTGCCATGAGCCAGCAGATATTCAGGTATATGCTTTTCCGTAACAGGAGCGACAAACCAGCGTCGCGCGAGAAACTGACCAGGAAGGAACAGGAGATCATAGATATGGTGCTGGAAGGTATGTCTTATAAAGAGATCGCTGCGGGGTTACATCTGAGTTTAAATACAATTCAATATCATATGAAGAATATTTTTCTTAAGCTGGATATTAAGACGAAGACGGAGTTGTTTAAGATTTATTATCATTGA
- a CDS encoding YcjF family protein, giving the protein MAENQQVEVATAEKADARAIIKKHVLISMGVGAVPIPMVDVAAVTGVQLSMISKLAKAHGVQFAEDLGKSLLASLAGGVGSKALVTGFLGSAIKAIPVVGSAIGAVTFPAFAGATTYAVGKVFDRHFAEGGTMLDFKPNDVKDYFSEELDKGKEVVTNITKTVRKPFTRGRKDADPDTETDIN; this is encoded by the coding sequence ATGGCAGAAAATCAACAAGTTGAAGTTGCCACCGCTGAGAAAGCAGATGCGCGGGCAATTATCAAAAAACATGTACTTATTTCTATGGGTGTGGGCGCAGTTCCTATCCCAATGGTGGATGTAGCCGCTGTTACCGGTGTGCAGCTCTCCATGATCAGCAAGCTGGCCAAGGCACATGGTGTACAGTTTGCCGAAGATCTGGGTAAATCCCTGCTCGCATCACTGGCTGGTGGTGTAGGCAGCAAAGCATTGGTAACAGGTTTCCTCGGAAGCGCGATCAAGGCTATTCCCGTTGTAGGATCTGCCATTGGCGCAGTTACATTCCCTGCATTTGCCGGTGCTACCACCTACGCTGTAGGAAAGGTGTTTGACAGGCATTTTGCTGAAGGTGGTACTATGCTTGATTTCAAACCCAACGACGTAAAAGACTATTTTTCAGAAGAGCTGGATAAAGGAAAAGAGGTTGTAACCAACATCACCAAAACAGTCAGAAAGCCTTTTACAAGAGGCAGAAAAGACGCTGATCCGGATACCGAAACAGATATTAACTGA
- a CDS encoding SH3 domain-containing protein: protein MTIRILFFFALFLLRDADSTRENSFAGRCVGATNCTACTSCRYCKHCNSGGRCGVCGGGESRETVRSYPNVPATRSSAGKHGSNVLQYFVNTRWINVRSGPGTDFIIIDRIDNLTPVAVGLTHNGWCQIFYFKESYRNGYILRKYLSPRVSIEHK, encoded by the coding sequence ATGACTATCCGGATATTGTTTTTTTTTGCCTTGTTTCTGCTCAGGGATGCTGATTCAACCCGAGAGAATTCCTTCGCTGGCCGATGCGTAGGTGCAACAAATTGTACCGCATGTACTTCCTGCCGCTATTGTAAGCATTGTAACAGTGGGGGCCGTTGCGGTGTTTGCGGCGGTGGTGAAAGCAGGGAAACGGTCCGTTCTTATCCCAATGTGCCCGCAACGAGATCCAGCGCGGGCAAGCATGGTAGTAACGTACTGCAATACTTTGTCAATACAAGATGGATCAATGTACGGTCGGGGCCAGGTACGGACTTTATTATTATTGACAGGATCGATAATCTCACTCCTGTAGCTGTTGGATTGACACATAATGGCTGGTGTCAAATTTTTTACTTCAAGGAGAGTTACAGGAATGGCTACATTCTTCGGAAGTATCTTTCTCCCCGGGTATCTATAGAACACAAATGA